In Thermodesulfobacteriota bacterium, one DNA window encodes the following:
- a CDS encoding lipase maturation factor family protein, translated as MVKSKPELPLLIYDGDCGVCRLWVDYWKSLTGDRVRYAPFQNVAVDFPEIPSEHFKKFVHLITPNGELFRGAEAVFRILSCCPGKSWFLWLYVRIPGFSFISEAVYRSLASHRSFFYKVTMALWGENLGPYTFLISRWVFLRVLGTIYLIAFFSFFTQTLGLIGSNGILPADIFLGSLKISLGWKAYVELPTLAWINYGDGFLRFIPFCGMLFSLLLITGLLTVPVLIILWLLYLSLVNIGQEFMSFQWDVLLLETGFLAIFLAPLAVFERTTSGSSPSKIVLWLLRFLLFRVMFSSGIGKIVSGDPTWRDFTALAFHYYTQPLPTPIAWYMYQLPLWFQKISVGFMYFVEIVVPFFIFAPRRLRFFAGTMIIFLQAVILLTGNYTFFNMLTIALCILLFDDSFFRAILPTKFKIHTVSQQAYIKSGSGFSMKKLPAILFFVFMFALGCIQVGKAVVGYSNMPRVFQNVIRWVSPYRIVNSYGLFTVMTTFRPEIIVEGSNNGREWYEYVFKYKPGDLKRPLPWVAPLQPRLDWQMWFAALGSYRANPWFTNFMSQILAGSPEVLNLLEKNPFPESPPKYLRASVYEYNFTNLETRRTTGDIWSRELKGLYLPVLSLRNN; from the coding sequence ATGGTCAAAAGCAAACCCGAGTTGCCTTTGCTTATTTACGATGGTGATTGCGGAGTCTGTCGCCTCTGGGTGGACTACTGGAAGTCGTTGACCGGAGATAGAGTTAGATACGCTCCGTTTCAAAATGTTGCCGTAGATTTCCCCGAGATTCCTTCCGAGCATTTTAAAAAATTTGTTCATCTCATAACTCCTAATGGTGAGCTATTTAGAGGCGCTGAGGCTGTTTTCAGGATTTTGAGCTGCTGTCCGGGTAAGAGTTGGTTTCTATGGCTGTACGTGAGAATTCCTGGATTTTCATTTATATCCGAAGCTGTTTATCGTTCACTCGCATCACATCGATCTTTTTTCTACAAGGTCACTATGGCGCTTTGGGGCGAAAATCTTGGTCCTTATACATTCTTAATATCGCGCTGGGTGTTTCTGAGGGTTCTGGGAACGATTTATTTGATCGCTTTTTTTTCTTTCTTTACACAGACTCTTGGTCTTATAGGTAGTAATGGGATTCTGCCAGCGGATATTTTTTTAGGTTCATTGAAGATTAGCCTAGGATGGAAAGCGTATGTGGAGCTACCCACTCTAGCTTGGATAAATTACGGTGATGGATTTCTCCGATTTATCCCTTTTTGCGGAATGCTGTTTTCGTTGCTTCTCATCACGGGATTATTAACTGTGCCTGTTTTAATAATTCTATGGTTGCTATACCTTTCCCTGGTTAACATAGGCCAGGAATTTATGTCGTTTCAATGGGATGTCCTGCTTTTAGAAACGGGTTTTCTCGCGATCTTTTTAGCTCCATTGGCCGTTTTTGAAAGGACTACTAGCGGATCATCGCCCTCAAAAATTGTTCTGTGGCTTTTAAGATTCTTATTATTCCGTGTCATGTTTTCTTCGGGAATAGGTAAGATCGTCAGCGGAGATCCCACCTGGCGCGATTTCACCGCTCTCGCTTTTCATTATTACACGCAGCCGCTACCTACGCCAATTGCATGGTATATGTATCAGCTCCCACTTTGGTTCCAGAAAATTTCTGTTGGTTTTATGTATTTTGTTGAGATAGTGGTCCCGTTTTTCATTTTCGCTCCCAGGAGACTTCGGTTTTTCGCAGGAACCATGATCATATTTTTACAGGCTGTCATACTGCTCACGGGGAACTATACATTTTTTAATATGCTCACTATTGCGTTATGCATATTATTATTTGACGACTCATTTTTCAGGGCTATTTTGCCAACTAAATTCAAGATTCATACTGTTTCTCAACAGGCTTACATCAAATCTGGTTCCGGATTTTCAATGAAAAAACTTCCTGCCATTTTATTTTTCGTCTTTATGTTTGCCCTGGGATGTATCCAGGTTGGAAAGGCAGTGGTCGGTTATAGCAATATGCCGAGGGTTTTCCAAAATGTCATACGTTGGGTTTCGCCATATAGGATTGTAAATAGTTATGGACTGTTTACAGTAATGACCACCTTCCGCCCTGAGATTATTGTTGAGGGAAGCAATAATGGGAGAGAGTGGTACGAGTATGTTTTTAAATATAAGCCTGGGGATCTAAAGAGGCCGCTACCATGGGTAGCTCCACTCCAACCCAGACTCGATTGGCAAATGTGGTTCGCAGCACTGGGAAGCTATCGAGCTAATCCATGGTTTACTAATTTTATGTCGCAGATACTTGCGGGCTCACCGGAAGTTTTGAACCTTCTAGAAAAGAATCCCTTTCCTGAAAGTCCACCCAAGTATCTTCGTGCATCGGTTTATGAATATAATTTTACAAATCTAGAAACTAGGAGAACTACGGGTGA